In Pseudomonas putida, a genomic segment contains:
- a CDS encoding AraC family transcriptional regulator — MSSIAITDLTVTRDVDNVPRPVVALSATSVTKDWEHAKHQHRKAQLLYSVRGILNCEIEDGVWIVPPQCAVWIPGDLPHSARGSGETECYCLFVEPDAAPDLPKTCCTISVSPLLRELLLKAAGFPELYALESREERLIAALLDELVAAPVEDLHLPMPRDPRLRRLAEMLLADPTDKTSKGDWAIRIGMSERSMSRLLLHEIGMSFGRWRRQLHVILALQRLTKGESVQAVALELGYENASGFVTMFRKAVGKPPARYLSDRTTSAESAPVPGIMLPDQVSP, encoded by the coding sequence ATGTCGAGCATTGCCATCACCGATCTGACTGTGACCAGGGACGTCGATAACGTTCCTCGGCCCGTTGTCGCCCTGAGTGCCACGTCGGTAACAAAGGACTGGGAGCATGCGAAGCATCAGCATCGCAAGGCGCAACTGCTTTACTCCGTTCGCGGCATCCTCAATTGCGAAATCGAAGATGGCGTCTGGATCGTGCCACCGCAGTGTGCTGTATGGATACCGGGAGACTTGCCCCACTCGGCCCGGGGATCGGGTGAAACGGAATGTTATTGCCTGTTCGTGGAGCCTGATGCCGCACCGGATCTTCCGAAAACCTGCTGCACGATTTCGGTATCCCCGCTGTTACGCGAGTTGCTTCTGAAGGCGGCAGGTTTTCCCGAGCTGTACGCGCTGGAGAGCCGGGAAGAACGGCTGATTGCCGCCCTGCTGGATGAGTTGGTGGCGGCTCCGGTGGAAGACCTGCATTTGCCGATGCCGCGCGATCCGCGATTGCGTCGGCTCGCGGAAATGCTGTTGGCCGATCCCACCGATAAAACCTCGAAGGGCGATTGGGCTATCCGCATTGGCATGAGCGAGCGAAGCATGAGCCGGCTCCTGCTGCACGAAATCGGGATGAGCTTCGGACGTTGGCGCCGGCAGCTGCATGTGATCCTTGCGCTTCAACGCCTGACCAAGGGCGAAAGCGTGCAGGCGGTGGCGTTGGAGCTGGGTTACGAAAATGCCAGTGGATTCGTCACCATGTTCCGCAAGGCGGTAGGCAAGCCGCCAGCACGATACCTCTCCGACCGAACGACCAGTGCTGAGTCTGCCCCCGTACCCGGCATCATGCTT
- a CDS encoding LysR family transcriptional regulator, whose translation MELRHLRCFMAVAEELHFARAAEKLHVEQSPLSRAIKELEEDLGVVLFARTTRSTRLTRAGKLFFEHVPRVFSALQQARDSVKAAANGFHSQLRIALSDGITPSRLPTLLALCRQEEPEVEIRFFEVPLSQQIKGLHGDLYDVGFARADEVGDGLIAEPVWSDPLMVAVPARHPLLAHKRIPLEELLRYPLVLCDPQACEGHARQVDRVLRRVDMEPLVAERVASCDLMMALVSAGIALGVTGCAHILASQEPGVVARPLTGRSPLLTTYLLRPEGEPSEMLARFIDRVQAIESPESSRTTPGLDADTPEEPES comes from the coding sequence ATGGAATTACGCCACCTCCGTTGTTTCATGGCTGTAGCGGAAGAACTGCACTTCGCCCGCGCAGCGGAGAAACTGCACGTCGAGCAATCGCCCCTGTCACGGGCGATCAAGGAACTGGAAGAAGATCTGGGCGTGGTGCTGTTCGCACGTACCACGCGCAGCACGCGCCTGACTCGTGCGGGCAAGCTGTTCTTTGAGCATGTGCCGCGCGTCTTCTCGGCCTTGCAACAGGCCCGCGACAGCGTGAAGGCCGCGGCCAATGGCTTCCACAGCCAATTGCGCATTGCCCTGTCGGACGGCATCACGCCGTCGCGCTTACCTACCTTGCTGGCGCTCTGCCGGCAGGAAGAACCCGAGGTGGAAATCCGCTTCTTCGAGGTGCCGCTGTCGCAGCAGATCAAAGGGCTGCATGGTGATCTGTACGACGTGGGCTTTGCTCGCGCCGATGAAGTCGGCGATGGCCTCATTGCCGAGCCGGTATGGAGTGACCCGCTGATGGTAGCCGTTCCGGCGCGGCATCCCCTCCTGGCCCACAAGCGCATCCCCCTGGAAGAACTGCTGCGCTATCCGCTAGTGCTATGTGATCCGCAGGCGTGCGAAGGACATGCACGGCAGGTTGACCGCGTGCTGCGCCGTGTGGACATGGAACCGCTGGTGGCCGAACGGGTGGCGTCTTGCGACCTGATGATGGCGTTGGTGTCCGCAGGCATCGCCCTGGGGGTGACGGGCTGCGCGCACATCCTGGCCAGCCAGGAACCTGGCGTAGTGGCACGGCCACTGACAGGCCGTTCACCGTTGCTGACGACCTACCTGCTGCGCCCGGAAGGCGAGCCTTCGGAAATGCTCGCCCGCTTCATCGACCGCGTGCAGGCCATCGAATCACCCGAAAGCAGCAGAACCACGCCGGGCCTTGATGCCGACACCCCGGAGGAACCCGAGTCATGA